One Glycine max cultivar Williams 82 chromosome 4, Glycine_max_v4.0, whole genome shotgun sequence DNA segment encodes these proteins:
- the LOC100794276 gene encoding UDP-rhamnose/UDP-galactose transporter 6 isoform X2 encodes MSSVSKGDKKASIDAASWLFNVVTSVGIILVNKALMATYGFSFATTLTGLHFATTTLLTLILKSLGYIQTSHLPVSDIIKFVLFANFSIVGMNVSLMWNSVGFYQIAKLSMIPVSCFLEVVLDNVRYSRDTKLSIVLVLLGVAVCTVTDVSVNAKGFIAAVIAVWSTALQQYYVHFLQRKYSIGSFNLLGHTAPAQAASLLLVGPFMDYWLTGKRVDAYGYGLTSTDR; translated from the exons ATGTCTTCTGTAAGTAAGGGTGATAAGAAGGCTTCCATTGATGCAGCATCATGGTTGTTCAATGTGGTCACGTCTGTGGGAATAATTCTTGTCAATAAGGCACTGATGGCTACGTATGGTTTTAGTTTTG CTACAACTTTAACTGGTCTGCATTTTGCCACGACAACCTTGTTGACACTCATTCTTAAATCACTGGGATATATCCAGACCTCTCATCTTCCAGTATCTGATATAATCAAATTTGTCTTATTTGCAAATTTCTCCATTGTTGGGATGAATGTGAGTTTAATGTGGAACTCTGTTGGTTTCTATCAG ATTGCTAAGCTGAGCATGATTCCAGTATCTTGCTTCCTGGAGGTTGTCTTGGACAATGTACGATATTCAAGGGACACAAAGCTTAGTATTGTTTTGGTTTTGCTCGGTGTTGCTGTCTGTACGGTCACTGATGTCAGTGTCAATGCAAAGGGTTTCATAGCTGCCGTAATAGCAGTCTGGAGCACAGCCCTGCAACAGTAT TACGTGCATTTTCTTCAGAGGAAGTATTCTATTGGGTCATTTAACTTGTTGGGTCACACTGCACCAGCACAGGCAGCAAGTTTGCTTCTAGTAGGCCCCTTTATGGACTACTGGTTGACGGGCAAACGAGTTGATGCCTACGGCTATGGTTTGACATCCACA GATCGatga
- the LOC100794276 gene encoding UDP-rhamnose/UDP-galactose transporter 6 isoform X1: MSSVSKGDKKASIDAASWLFNVVTSVGIILVNKALMATYGFSFATTLTGLHFATTTLLTLILKSLGYIQTSHLPVSDIIKFVLFANFSIVGMNVSLMWNSVGFYQIAKLSMIPVSCFLEVVLDNVRYSRDTKLSIVLVLLGVAVCTVTDVSVNAKGFIAAVIAVWSTALQQYYVHFLQRKYSIGSFNLLGHTAPAQAASLLLVGPFMDYWLTGKRVDAYGYGLTSTLFIILSCTIAVGTNLSQFICIGRFTAVTFQVLGHMKTILVLILGFIFFGKEGLNLHVVLGMIIAIAGMVWYGNASSKPGGKERRSFSLPKTQDYSSLPVSSEPDTKE; the protein is encoded by the exons ATGTCTTCTGTAAGTAAGGGTGATAAGAAGGCTTCCATTGATGCAGCATCATGGTTGTTCAATGTGGTCACGTCTGTGGGAATAATTCTTGTCAATAAGGCACTGATGGCTACGTATGGTTTTAGTTTTG CTACAACTTTAACTGGTCTGCATTTTGCCACGACAACCTTGTTGACACTCATTCTTAAATCACTGGGATATATCCAGACCTCTCATCTTCCAGTATCTGATATAATCAAATTTGTCTTATTTGCAAATTTCTCCATTGTTGGGATGAATGTGAGTTTAATGTGGAACTCTGTTGGTTTCTATCAG ATTGCTAAGCTGAGCATGATTCCAGTATCTTGCTTCCTGGAGGTTGTCTTGGACAATGTACGATATTCAAGGGACACAAAGCTTAGTATTGTTTTGGTTTTGCTCGGTGTTGCTGTCTGTACGGTCACTGATGTCAGTGTCAATGCAAAGGGTTTCATAGCTGCCGTAATAGCAGTCTGGAGCACAGCCCTGCAACAGTAT TACGTGCATTTTCTTCAGAGGAAGTATTCTATTGGGTCATTTAACTTGTTGGGTCACACTGCACCAGCACAGGCAGCAAGTTTGCTTCTAGTAGGCCCCTTTATGGACTACTGGTTGACGGGCAAACGAGTTGATGCCTACGGCTATGGTTTGACATCCACA TTGTTCATCATTCTGTCTTGCACTATCGCAGTAGGGACAAACCTCAGCCAGTTCATCTGCATTGGTAGGTTCACGGCTGTAACGTTCCAAGTCCTTGGTCACATGAAGACTATTCTGGTCCTGATCTTAGGATTCATTTTCTTTGGAAAAGAGGGTCTCAATCTACATGTTGTTCTAGGCATGATCATCGCAATAGCAGGAATGGTTTGGTATGGCAATGCTTCTTCTAAGCCAGGGGGGAAAGAGCGTCGTAGCTTTTCCCtccccaaaacacaagattatAGTTCACTACCTGTGTCCTCTGAACCAGATACGAAGGAATAG